A region from the Aegilops tauschii subsp. strangulata cultivar AL8/78 chromosome 5, Aet v6.0, whole genome shotgun sequence genome encodes:
- the LOC141022545 gene encoding uncharacterized protein — MHSDIFRGITSVGIGNGLSILFWKDLWLDEEEHPLMHSFPRAISFCTDEDATVDAVLQANEPSKLFQLPLSAQAREEAREIQGRCAHVGLVTEEQDVWVCSIANRFSSSIYYKHCFREVEADETFVWLWKAKSPIKFKVFRWLPMVDRMNTRNKLKRHHYNIQNNNYACLLCNQPPEETVEHLFFHCPFSVQCWAKLGITWPSYDNRLRLIHAGKQQWSQPLFLDIFMLSAWSIWKERNNEHFRRVPHSFSSWLACFKSLVELLVHNCKQELHPFISMFPHSL, encoded by the coding sequence ATGCACAGTGATATTTTCAGAGGGATCACGTCGGTGGGGATTGGGAATGGCCTCTCGATTCTCTTCTGGAAGGACTTGTGGCTTGATGAAGAAGAACACCCTCTCATGCATTCCTTCCCTAGGGCCATCTCCTTCTGCACGGACGAAGACGCGACTGTTGATGCCGTTCTGCAAGCCAATGAACCTAGTAAGTTGTTCCAGCTCCCACTCTCTGCACAGGCCCGTGAGGAGGCCAGGGAGATCCAAGGTCGATGCGCTCATGTTGGACTAGTCACAGAGGAACAAGATGTTTGGGTTTGCTCGATTGCCAATCGGTTCTCGTCCAGCATATACTACAAACACTGCTTTAGAGAGGTGGAGGCAGATGAGACATTCGTGTGGTTGTGGAAGGCCAAAAGCCCCATCAAATTTAAAGTGTTCCGCTGGCTCCCGATGGTGGACCGCATGAACACAAGGAACAAGCTCAAGCGTCATCActacaacatccaaaacaataaTTATGCCTGCTTGTTGTGTAATCAGCCACCTGAAGAGACGGTAGAACACCTCTTCTTCCATTGCCCCTTCAGTGTGCAATGCTGGGCCAAGCTGGGGATCACCTGGCCGAGCTATGATAATCGTCTTAGGTTAATTCATGCTGGCAAACAGCAGTGGAGTCAGCCCCTCTTTCTGGACATTTTCATGTTGTCTGCTTGGAGTATTTGGAAGGAACGAAACAATGAGCATTTTAGGAGGGTGCCACACTCCTTTTCCTCTTGGCTAGCGTGTTTCAAGAGTTTGGTGGAGTTGCTTGTGCATAACTGTAAACAGGAGCTGCATCCTTTCATCTCCATGTTCCCCCATAGCTTGTGA